GCGGTTTAAATAATACGCAATACCATTCCGCGCCATTTTTGAGaattgttgtattttttaataccacgtcggtggcaaacaagcatacggcccgcctgtcACCGTAGTCTACCCGTATTTTTGTGCATACCCCCAATTTGGGTTTAATTATGTGAGCCTTACTTACGACATTAGCCATTTGGTAAATGCATGCAATATAGCACATGACTCCTTTGTCCTCTATAAACTTTCCTTTTTCTATGTCTCCGATCATATCTGTAAAGGAaatccatatattttttctgaatttCAAAATACTTGAATGAACGTGCCATAACTTCACAAGCATCCCATTGGACCACGACAGTTTTAACATGCCGTAGCTTATTTTACTTAgtttttattgcacaataaatttaatattaataagtatcacataaaaaaataccttcTGAGACATTTTCTTTGGCCATACACTTCTTTTTGAACGCTGCTGCAGATTTTTTCATTTGCGCTTTGGTTAACTGTAAATTTTGGTTAGACTTATGTATATATTCTAATTAATCTCTAATAAAAACTTATTAGTGTGTTTAACAGAATCACAAACATAAATTAGGTTCAGGAGAGGAGTCTCCCGTGGACATAACGAAAGATGTCTCCTAAAGGCTTATAAAGGCCCTAATTCTATCCTTATccccataaaggatgactcacgatagaccgggccgtgtccgagctTCCGGcgtatcgttttctatggaaagtattgtgatcgcctgtcatgtcatagaaaagtaagcgccggaagctccggtccggacacggtctggtctagcgtgagtcatccttaatggatACTCTTTTTTAATAGGTTTCCgtattatgtacctaagtatgttaaaatcacaaatacgcacataatctgtcagtgtcaactaTTGTTCAAAGTAGtggcaattttgttttaagatctgtgtgtggtgtgtgtgtgtgtgtgtgtgtacagggtgtttttagatacttttaggtaggtacttgtaatTTACGTGAAaatataggtcatactgaacaactataggactaaccccgaaattccgaaaaaaattggctatatcatacattttggctggtctcatgttgatattttgtatgggagagtaaattttttttcacgagtCGAGATTTTCGGGGTTAGTCTTATAATAAACGCGTTGTTCAATATATGACTTAAATATTCACAACGTTAATACCTcaaaagcatttattacgagaatcataagtaatacataagggttaggttaagacatatgtaggtagggtagaaaaggggtttcagtcgatgtgtggaagggcggcaccgtcgtcgaacccaagccacctggcggtggacttaaaccggtggcgtgtgcctcacAACGTTAATTATCGCAGGTGACTAAAAAAAACATCCTGTATTTGAGACCAATTTACGCTCACTACAGTAAAAAATAAGTATCGTTTAAGTACTTGACTGTGagtaaaataaatagtatttaCTATATCTCCTAAATGTTCAAGTTTATTTACCTCGCACTTGCCTCGTGTTATTAAGCAATTTTAGATATAGGAAATGTAGTTGAAAACAAACTTACTGCATCACATCCATTAGCTAAAAAAGCAAGCACCATAACAAACACCCAGGTTTGCCGTTCCATGACTAATCTTCGCTGGCACAAAGGCGCAACAAAACGATTGTCGTTTTCATCAAACCATATAAAGGAAGTCAATTTCCCTTGATTGCAATACAAACTGGCTTAATTAAATTGATGGCATTGGGAAGACGTTTAATTGCACTAATTGTTGACACTAAAGTGCAATCAAGAGGGTAGAGTATGTGTTTACATAGCTCTATTGGCATTCATGCTGCATTTTAATGTCCTATCTCGCTGCGCTTCAGCAAAATACCATAAAAAATACCACATTTGTTGTCCATTTACGTTTccatgtcagtaaaaaaagagTATGTAGGTATTAGTACATTATGTACATCATGTACATGAAACAAAGCCTGGTTGTATTTTTGCGTATGCTAGATGTACCTAAATAACGAATTTTTTTGTTAACAGCTTAGCAAATTCCTACCAAAATTAGAAATATCAATTTCTCTTAATTAAATGTGTCATGATGCACCAACACCAGCCGTTACTATGACTGTATAGTCCATTTAGGCTTTTATTATCATTAtgagaaaaaaaatatgaaagaagAAAAGTCTGTAGATTCAATCAACTTTATTAAAACATGACAAAGTTTCTCGATACAAATTAAGGAAATACGAAATTGGAGGGATCGGTGTCGTAAAGACATTTTGCAGTGTAATAACAAGCTTCGCAGATGTCCTTGTATTTTTTGGCtgaaaaaaagtaatatttgttacacttagggtcggttgcaccaaacttttcgtatcgttaaagagttcgttaaatttttatgtatggaatgtttcatagtaaaacgctggggcgcgccggctgacgttgatcagtctgtcaaatgtggttggtgcaactggcccttagtcacACACAATCATTACtgctaaagtgtcattctatggaacttgctgtTCTATGCTGTTGCTGCActctatgtaaacaaaccaccatattgaaattgtccctgaatgatgaatttactagtgacttctGTTTACATAGTCAGCAAGTTCCataaaatgacactttagaTACGGCTACGAGTAGGTACGCCGAAAGTCCCTTTGCCAACAAACTGTCCTGCAGTTTGGCAAAAgaaaaaagtgtaaaaatagggtttagaataaaattacaaaaaatgtgCGTAAAATGAGTCTTTTACTTGCATCAAGACTTTTACTCATGATGTGAGACTGCTTTACTTTAAACCTAAAGTAATTGTAGATAATActtgttaaaatttaaatttaagacTTATAAGGGCGGCGGGTTTTGAAATACTTAACTTACCTACTCCTTTGCAATTTTCTATAGCAGCTTTTACAGGGTCTTTCATTTCATTCGGGAACATCATATCGACCTGTTTCACCATGGCATCGAGCGTTACTTTGTTGTTTTTAACCTAAAATACGAAGCCAATTAACATGAAACTCTCTTTTAGCGCTCAAAATTCGACGTAAACTGATGCATCACGTATCATTTTACATCCAAAATCAAAGGCCAAAGTAGCCTTCACTCCCGACTCACTTACTTCCAAactcctatgaaattatgacgtattaaataacacttacactgcgtgggctatcaaatccgctgcagacttttcttggtgcgactccACAGacctatctacctacttattattgTGAAGTTTGTACAATTTGGGGCATTGCTCCAGATTATAAAATCAGCGACTTAATTTAGAAAATTTCGGCTATTTTATCTACTAGACATTTTGGGGACAAGATATGAAATATAGAACACGCAAAAGGGTAAAAAAATTACCATCTCCAACTAAAAgttgttattttttataaattattaacatttggccaaaatggttactAAGTGGGAGCTACAGGACACCATACATGGCGCAGGCCGGGGTTCAGGacgaccgaaaaggagatggcttcgatttggacgcattctaccccaaatgaTGGGAAAAttccgatgacagggtcgaatggagaaaacgaggggaggtctttgcccagcagtgggacaccaaagtaggctatgAAAAAAATTTACATTAGTTGTGTACTTACCACACCACCAACTGAATAAATGCACGCTATATAGCACATTACGTCTTTTTCTTCCAAAAACTTGCCTTGCTCTATCTTTCCAATTTGATCTGTAAACATTAGGATGTGtaacttaataaattataagaaaaatatacttGCGATTCATATAATCATACATACCTACTCTGCAAGTCTGCAAGTAACGGTACTTAGGTACATTCAAAAAACTTAAGATATAAAATTCGAATTAAAGTTTGGTGACATAACAACAGGGCTCCGTTAGATCGAATTCTATACttgttaggtatattattatacatgcATAGTGCATACCTTCTGTTACATCATGTTTTGGCATACATGTTTTCTTTAGAAGTTTTCCGGAATTTTTCAGTTGCGCTCTAGTCATCTGTAAACATTTATTAAATATCGTCAAGTAAGATCAACATGGGGACGACcagcttttctcaaaaataaatgacaagaaaatttaaaaaattacttACAGTTTCTGCCAAATAAGTACTTACCGCAAATGAACTCTGTATACATAGTGTGGTTATAAGAACGACAGCAAAATATCGTGGAAAGCGCATTATTTTCTATAAAATTCGTCCGAAGCTGTCAGTGCTAAGATACAAAGAGTTCTACTCTAAGAGTGTATGCCATTTTATAAacacttttaaatacttaattataaacCATAGTGTCGAAAGGAGTGTATAGTAATTTAGATATAATTGTCGGGAGTTTAAAGAAAATTtgcagttatttttataaacaaCACCTTGTATTGACACCCAGCTTTTACGTAATAAGTACAATCAAAGTGGTAATTATTTCATGTATAGTCAGCTGCAGTGAAAAAATCTCCTGCTATATAGTTAATTCAATACTCTattaactataggtacttaGCAAAACAAATTAACTCAGTTTATCGCAAACTTATTTATTGCTAAatcgtttttttaaatacagcgAAGTCAGTACAACTGATCATTTATGGGAAAATGAAATTGGGAGGGTCGTCTTCGTACAAACACTTTACAGCATAGAACACTCGCTCGCACTCCGTGTTGTAATTGTCctctgaaaaataaaataaaaaacaatgtaagtaggtactttttaggATCAGATTTCGTGCTTGTCGGCTTAAAGTGTCTGACACTGGTaacctaataaaaaaatacgaaaaaatTGTCATAAATAGATCGTTACATgagtttcttatttattttttgcgtTGAAGTAATAGGTATTAATATCTATTTACCATGTTTTGAGTGCATTCTTCGAATTTTGTGGTTATAAAAAGTAAC
This window of the Cydia fagiglandana chromosome 15, ilCydFagi1.1, whole genome shotgun sequence genome carries:
- the LOC134671324 gene encoding general odorant-binding protein 72-like, producing MRFPRYFAVVLITTLCIQSSFAMTRAQLKNSGKLLKKTCMPKHDVTEDQIGKIEQGKFLEEKDVMCYIACIYSVGGVVKNNKVTLDAMVKQVDMMFPNEMKDPVKAAIENCKGVAKKYKDICEACYYTAKCLYDTDPSNFVFP